A region of the Phoenix dactylifera cultivar Barhee BC4 chromosome 10, palm_55x_up_171113_PBpolish2nd_filt_p, whole genome shotgun sequence genome:
TATGGGTCAAATGGGTTATGAGGGTTGACATATTAATGGTTATAAATCAGAGGTTCTTGACATGACATCAAGTCGGGTTAGCTACAGATTAAGTTTTTATATATTACCATCCATATCTATAATAACCAAAAAGaagttttctaaattttatattcttttttaaGGAAAAAGATTTGGTATCAATTTATGTCTAGCTAGCACATTTACGGTGagcattttaatttaatttctcTTCACAATTAGGTTTGTGTGGTGCAACTCGTTAGTTTTATTTATGCACATAGTCGTATTTACTCTATACTTATTTGCAACCATGTTGAAGGATTGAACATAAAATGTCAGAAAATCGAGGATCATGCCTCAATTACCCCATTATTCTTTAATTGAAGGTTGAAGAACAGTTTTGGTCAAAGTATCTAGGACATGAGAATTAGTACTAAACTAACTATATATTATTcaaagtatatttatttttttacgcTCAAAAAAGAAATACTGATCTCTCTTTTTTCACACTTTTCATGCACTAGAGATTGGAGTTGTGCTTAGATTAGCTCTTGCCCTATAGTCAGTATGCATGAGGATCAACACCTCCTGATTAGTTCCATCTCTTCTTCAAATTCACATAACTAGAACATCATCTGTATAGACATTTGATGCACAAAGTTGGATACTTAATTTGCTTCCCTACTCATCTATAGTTTATAACTTCAACTAAAAGTCAAATAATCAAAAGGAGATGTATAAGCTAAGTATTCAAACCTAAAACTGCTAGAAatgaccaacaaaaaaaaattcgcTCAGCATCTCAACCTAGAGCATGAACAtacgtgcatgcatgcatataatatatgtacatacgtatatacatatacatacagtACACACATAAACATGTattcaaataatcaaaaagAGATGTATAAGCTAAGTATTCAAACCTAAAACTGCTAGAAATgatcaacaaaaaaaagttCGCTTTGCATCTCAACCTAGAGCAtgcacatacatgcatgcatgcatataatatatgtacatacatacatacatatacatacacacacttgactataattacacacataaacatgtatttgtatatataaaattattttaattttagcacCTATTCCCATATCCAAAGACATACTAAGGGAACTAAGAAACTTTAATTTCCTGGTTATGCTCTTCTGCATAAGTTGAATCCTTGTTCAAATCTTTGTTGATGCTACATGGAACGgttgttttttccttttcttaaacTAAAGGTTTGTCTGCATATTGGGGCAGAATCCAGGTCTTATGTAAATGCTTTCATGCTATTTTGTAGATAAAATTCGAGACAAAAGCACCGGAGACATTGCAACTGACTCATACCACAGATTCAAAGTAGGTATAGTGAAGGTCGACTCGATGTCCCTGTACTTATCGCACCTCTTAACTCGATTCCTTTTATTTATAATGGTCACAGGAAGATGTTAAAATAATGAAGGATATAGGCATGGATTCATACCGATTCTCCATTTCTTGGTCAAGGATATTGCCAAGTAAAGTTCTAATTCTATGTTTCATGTCTATAGATATGTGTGCTTCTTCTAGTTGTTAAATTTTATGCATAGCTATGGAGTTTGTTGAACTAAAGTGTAAGCTAACCATCTAAGTTGCCAATTATCAATATAGATTTTGGAGCAGATGTCATACTTGCCTCCAAAATTCCATAAAACTTCTTTATGATGAAACTTACTTGAACACCGAGGCAGTATAGCTTGCATCAATTTTATCCATAATTATAAGCATCTTAACCTTGCAGAGGGCAAATTAAAAGATGGAGTAAACCCAGAAGGAATCAAATACTACAATGATCTCATCAACGAGTTAATAAAAAATGGTAATAACAAGTAAGGATAATCTTAGATGTTTTTCATCCTTTTGCAAGTCTCAGCAATTATGTAATACTTCCATGATTATCGTGCAGGAATAAAGCCCTTTGTCACCCTATTTCATTGGGATGTACCACAAGCATTAGAGGATGCATATCAAGGCTTCTTGAGTATTGAGATTGTGTAAGTGTCTAAGTTCACTGACAAGgatttttctattttcatcaTGTCATCACCCAAAGATTATGATCAGAACTAGTATTTTTGGTGGAAATGTGGACAGAACTAATCTTAAATCTAAAGTTCAATAAGGCTATAACTTATATACTCAAAGGGTgaagataaaattgaaataaatgGGGTAAGATATGTTGGTAATGGTAATAATTACAAATAAGTTATTCTATATAACACAATTTCTagctttaaattttaaaaaagcaAATATTTCTTAACTCATTGTGATAATGTATAGTACAAGAGAATTGATAATGCAATTAATGCATCTGGATATATCTATAAGTGTGTATCATGTTATAGGCTACAGACTTATGATCcgtttttgtattttgatttcCAACTATATATGAACTTGTCTTTAATATGTAAAGGAACCTAATATGTATAtagtatatattattttataaaattattgtgCTGACTTTATGTAGTTCTAATTAATATCACCCAAGTTATTTTTTGGATAAAAGGTTATATAGAAGTTATAATTATTTTGTAGTTCTCTTATGGTACATTTTTTGaacacttcattttttttctctcatttttGTCTTAGGAACGACTTCAAGGATTTTGCAAACATATGCTTTGAAAAATTTGGAGACCGAGTTAAATACTGGATCACTTTAAATGAGCCATGGAGTTTTAGTAGTTTGGGATATTCTCTTGGAGAGCAAGCACCTGGGAGAAGCTCTTTAGGATCTTCAGAGGGTGACTCCATGAAGGAACCATATATTGTTGCTCACCACCTTATTCTTTCTCATGCAACAGCTGCTAGGCTCTACAAAAACCAATTTCAAGTAAGATGAAATTAAATTTTGTGATGATTAATTATTGCATATTACATATGTACTTGCTTTTTAATCGATAGTGTTGTTTTTGAATATacaaaaaatttgaaataaattgTATCCATCAAATAAGTTCTATAAAATGATATAAACTAtttcaaaattataaattatttaactTGCCATATTTACTAGCATTTCCAATCAGCTATTGCATGGGTGATTCTACATATTGAGAATGAACTCTATTACTTTCttacataaaatatataaacaatTATACATTACTTTTAAATTGATTGAAATccataatatttatttaattttcaaTTCATTTTTATTGTCTACATGCAATTTCGAACCTTATTAATACCAACTACGAATTTTATGTTAGGCTGAACAACAAGGTGAAGTAGGAATTACCCTTGTAAGTATGTGGTTTGAGCCATATTCAAAATTGTATCAAGACAAAGAGGCTGCAAATAGAGCCATTGAGTTCATGCTTGGATGGttagtaaaaatataaattatcatcattataatttctataaaaatatattaacatGTACATGGTATACTATTTTTTCTAACTTTCATCTTAATTAATCAAATTTACACAGGTACATGGATCCATTAGTCTATGGAGATTATCCATTCAACATGAGAGCATTGGTCGGGGAGAGGCTTCCTTTCTTTACAAGCGAGCAGTCAGAGATGATTAAAGAATCCTATGATTTTATTGGAATTAACTATTATACTTCTAGATatgcaaaaagtgtttcaatctCACAGAACTATTCACCTACTATTAGCATTAATGACTCATATGCCGAGCAATTTGTTATGTCAATTGATTgactaatttaatgaaaatattttatgtttgcAAGTTTCttctatatttaattttttttattacttttagAAGGTATATATTCTTtcatcatccaaaatggctttcCTTTCAACTCTGAAGTTTGAATGTAAAGACAAAAAATAAACGAAAAATTCTGatcttttttggttttcttaAAGTTGTTAATCATTTATTTCACTTCTTAGGGTTTAAATACATATACTTTGTACCTATTTTGATTTTCTATGAATAGTCTATCAAACCCTCATTGCTACATATGTTAGgtttttgcttgtcttttttcTCAAAAAGTAAGAAAAGCCCCACCCCCTCCTTGCTCTATGATtcttattaaagaaaataaaatatagaaatatatttttattaaaaaatatagaaataggAAACTATCAAATATTTAGATTATTATGTTGattgaataataataaaattgggATATAACATATTATCAAtagtttcatatttattttcaatATGTATATACTAAATTATGATAAAATGGATGAGTATATGTTCATTTAAGAATTAAGTGCCTCTTTTTTGGATAGAAAACAAGTTCTAAGTTAGGTATTCTTATAGTTTAAAAGGAATTACGTTACTTTGTTAGCATattaaatttagtattatggTTATGGGAACTTTCGGAAATGGACATAGTTATGTTTAGAAAATATAGCCATTGAGTTAAAACTGATATCTCAATAATTATACGAAGCTTATCTTGTTAAAATTTGTCACCTAAAATACTAACATATATTATTACTTGTTCTATTTTTtgagatattttatatatataagatAGGATGCTACTTATTCATGATAATATTTAGAACCTAAAGCTAAAAAATAGTTGATACAATGCTTCttctatgaaaagaataatCATTTGAAGTAATTTGAAAGCCATTTTTTAGCCACTTGTCCAATAattatacttttttttattgcagAAACAAAAGATGATGGTGTTCCTATTGGACAATTGGTAAAATGTCATCTTCTTTTTTTACTTATTATTTTGCCCTGCAAATGAGTTGCACTTGAAATAGTTATACATTCAATCCCAATTTCTTTAATAAATGAAGAAATTCTATCTTCTAATTCACTTAGAATATGCATTGCTAACATGCTATTTTCTATTAAAGGTTTCTCTTACTTGGCATAGCCTGTATTTGGATGATATAATTAGTTAAACTAgtaaatagaaaatgataactCAGATTTTACAAATGGCAACTTAGACTTCGTATGTCTTCGACAAtactattatattttaatttttgacaaTTGTACAAAAGAGTGGAGATCTAATCATTGATGATACATCACTAAGCTATCtatcgagaaaaaaaaatatcgcTAAACTATGGAACTATAAACTTTCAAGTCTAAATCTTATATTTAACTCATATAATGTcgctacataattttttttctaaagtgaagaaatttatttttctccttCAAAGGCTAATGGAGAAATATAGATAAAAGACCAAGATATCTATATAGTTTTTATTGATTTAAAGAAAGCATATAATAGAGTTCCTAGAGAAGTCTTATGATGAGTGttagagaataaaaaaaaatgttatataTTTTAATGTGATCAAGGGTATGCATGATAGAGTGGTTACTAGTGTGAGAGCTATTGATGGTAATACTAATAAGCTTCTAGGTTTACACCAAAAATCTACTTTAAGGTCTTACCCTTTTGCGCAAGTTATAAATAAGTTTACTAAGTATATTTAGGGTAATATTCCTTGGTGCATGCTATTTGTAGATGATATGACCTTGGTGAGTGAAGCTAAGGTCATGATGAATCATAAGTTGGAATGATGGAGAAGTGTAATTAGAATccaataattttagattaagtaGAAGCAATATGGAATGCACTGACTACAATTAAATTagtaaaattcaaaataaagatGAAAGTAAAAAATTGAGGATCATGAAGTTTCCACGAATgatcattatttttttggtagCTAAGATCGATTGTTCTCTAGAAAGGGGAGATTGAAGAGAATGATATCCATAGAACTAAAGCAAGTTTGGATAAAATGGAAAAGTTATTTGGAAAATTATATTGTCATAGGATATCTGCCAAGttggaaaaaaattatagaataaCTGTATGACTAGCTATGCTTTATGGAATAGAATATTGGGCAATTAAAACTAATATGTGAACAAGATGAATGTCGTTGAAACAAAAATATTGAGAGAGACATCTGgtcatacaaaaaaaataaaaagaataagaaataaAGTTATTCATAAAAAGATAAAGGTACCATCAATTAAGGACAAATTGAGAGCAGGATAATTTAGATAGTTTGGACACATATAATAATATAAGCCAAGGGATGAACCAGTATAACAGagtgattatatatatataaggaaaGAGGGAGAAAGGTAGATCAAAAATTACATAGGATGAAGTAGTAAGAAAGAATTTGACTTCTCAACATCATTACAAAAATATAGTCTTAAACTGAGCAGAATGGAGAAATAGAATTCATGTAGCAACCTCGACTAATTTAGGATAAAGGTTTAGTTAAGTTTAGTTGAATGGAATAGAAACACAATTCATATAAAGGATAAAACAATAACATGAAAGTATTAGGGGCCAAGGTACATATTCAATTTAGTACTCGAAATGATAGTTGATATGGAGAAAATGACTCTATAGATCAACattttgtaatttttctattgctagttgtagagtaaatTGATATCcccctcatatatatatatatatatatatatatatatatatatatatatatatatatatatatatatatatatatatatatattatatatatatatatatttagtaaTGTCAATTTatgtaattaaattaaataaggGGATCCAAAAAGGAACTAACTTACTTTTTAACTTATAAAGTACAATTTATTTACTAATGCTAAAGTAATGATAGTTTCTTATCAAACCAatattcataaaaataaaaggtATAATGTCTCGAATCTTTGATGATCATTTTGAAATAATAGAAAGTGGATAAGTTTTGAATCAATATATACACGAATGTTGATAGTTTGTCATTTGATTTAtatatactccatatattgTAAATTGAAGGTAGCCATAACTTAGGAAAACTGCATACTCCCTTTGCTCTTATAAAAATTCATCTTTTAAATCCTTAAATATTTTACTTGCATGTAACATTATATTTATTTCTcattattaaggatataatcaTTTAATATTATTTGTATGACCAAGATTTCATCTAATGCACTTTCCTTCTTGCAGGATGGTACATGGATATATGTCTACCCTCATGGAataaaaaatcttttattataTACAAAGAGGAGATATAAAGACCCAAAAATATACATCACTGAAAATGGTTAGTAATTTTACAATGCAAATATGGTTAAATATAAGGGCATATGATTgggaaaaaattaattaaagttGTTTTTGTTGCATGTGTTATACTTTTTGGTTTGCAAAACAAAATCTTTTGTCAAaagaaactaaaataaaaattataggtAAATCTATGATTACCTATTGCGAATTTTTAAGTTGCTGTAGAGTACATTTTATGTAGAACTACAAAACATTGTCTTTCATTGCATATTTTTCAAAtacttataaataaatagaatcaTCAGATCAAAGTTACGAAAACTTTAGATAGATTTGGAATATGAAATGATATTCTTCCTTTACTCCTCGATGGAGCATAAGCCTCTTATCTCTACTATTTTTcttattgttataaataaaactctctTTTTACAGGTACTTGTGAACCAGACAATTCAATTCTAACATTGAAACAAGCACGTGATGATCCACATAGAATCAATTACCTCTCCGTCCATCTTGCTCAAATTCGTGAAGCCATACAGTAAGTCAACATATCTTAGATGTGACTTCACTATAAGCTTGGTGAAATTGTAGTGATCTCATGCATGATATTTCTATGAACTATTGTTTTCATAAATATACAAACTTTAACAAACAAAAGATGGTTAATATATATAGTATGTACATCCAAGAATAATATAATTATACTTATTAATAAGCCTTCAACATATATAGAATAACAATActatctttttttcttgatatGTAGGACCAAAAGGATTTACAAAGTTTAGCTAAACCACCATAAAATAATGCCAAGGGCTACTATGTAATTGGTATTCATGATTAGTATAAGAGAAGCTATTGCATACATCCTTGTGATACAAATTACTTGTACAATAGATATTAAGGTAATTAGACTTGTGTGGACATGTGTTGAGCCCAACCTATTATACAAGTAATTTATATCATAAGCCAATAGAAAAACTACAAGTAATTGATATTGAGTTCATTTATATCCAAAGCTACtcttggatatttataaatataggtCTAGCCCAGCCTGCAATTttatgattttgctggttgtactgGCCCAGCCTACAAATTctataggattttcagtccattCATATGTTCAAGTGATTCCTTGTTGATTCCATCATATACGTATCGATTTCTTTTCAATGGATCTAGAATAGATAGATATCTTGTCTCATCAATAGATAGAAATGGGAGATTTatcctatttttgaaaaatttcctCTTCTCTATCCATTCCTACTCTATCGATCTTTCAGAACAGATCGGCCCATCTATTAATCGATTTGAAAATAACATTCATCTCACTTTTCGTTCATTTCCACCATACCATAATCACCGCCACAATAAGAAAGAAACAAGCAAAACAGTTAGAAACGCTCATTTCGCCATGCCCAACATTTCTTATTCACAGCAACGCCAACAAAATGTTTCGATTCGGACTTCGTAGAGCTGGTGTTGTTGTCTCTGCGTAGGGCCATCCCCCACTCCCGTACCAGGGCACTAAAGGGTTTTACTTTTGAAACAGGCGGCTGTATTTTGCTGACATGCTTTGGTCTTGCTTGTGTGCCCATAGCTCAAAATAGGTAACCCAATGGCTGCTGCCTATAGTTGTTTTACATCAGACTATTAGAATTTAATCATATAAGTAATTCAATAGTATCTTCTACTGCTTGAATCTTAATCCTATATTGCAAAAGAAGTGTAGAGTATACTGCACAATATGATGTGATTACCAGCATAAGTTATCGCCTGTGAACTTTGGTCCATGAAGACTAGCATACATACTTTTTTTCCTACAAACAGAATGAGGTTCTAGATTATGACTTGTGCTCATTGTTCAGATTTTgagatttttttataataagaaaatcatacatataaattcatttaaattaataatcattttTCTGTAGAATATCACTTTATTTGATTCTCTAACCATTATCTCTTTATTAATTGTAGAGAGGGAGTCCTTGTGAAAGGATACTTTGCTTGGTCTCTTACGGACAATTTTGAATGGGACAAAGGCTACACCCAACGATTTGGGCTAACATATATCGATTATGATGATGACCTCCAGCGCTATCCAAAAAAGTCTGCCGAATGGTTCACTAGGTTTCTTTATTCCTAAACTGCGTCTCATTAAAACCGTCCAGCTTCTATGGGCTGGCTCTAGTTGGGTTTCTTTCTACAATTGGTTCATGTTTCAGTGAAGATTAACTTCCCGTATTAGTGGTGTGCTGAAATAAAAGTAgcgtttaaacttttatgagaTTTGTTCGTCACTTTTATGCGATGCATACTACTCCCTTGATGGTAGATTATCTGCAATTGTTTGCTATTTTTTACGAATTCCTCGACATATAAATCTCTGATCGCATAAGTAGCATATTAAACAAAAGAAATCCACCAAGAATGGTCCATAtatatagagtttttttttattaaccaTTTAAGGATGTCAATGTATGCTGCTAGACTTGGTCCCAAATTACAACGATTAACACACATTATTGGCAAAGATGTCCATGAGCCTTGAGCTATGCAAGATAGGATTTTAGAGACAGCCAAGCTCAAGCAAGCAAAAATGTGCTGCATGACTTTCAGTATCAAATTATGTTACGATGTGAGGCTAAAGTGATGGCACTTGAGATAGAAATCATCGTAAAATAATGGCTGGAAACTGATTTTGTCAATTCATTATAACGTTAAGGCTCCACATGTTGTGTTGACGGCTCAGTCGGGTTCATAGGttgaacaacaacaaaaaaaaaaaaatctgaacctAGATGTTTTGTAATCGCATTGAATTGTTATGCTCAAGTTCAACTTAATGCTTTTTATGGACCGCCAGGCGAAAACAAATCCTCCAAAATCTGATCTGTGCAAGATtgctaaaatttggatgattggtAGATTTTGACAGGCCCAGATAAAAACTTAGTGAAGATTCCCCTTTTCAGCTAAAAGCAATCCTTTTATAATATACCTACCGATACATTTTAAGTTGCCTTATTGCCAAGGCCTGTTGATATCAATCATCATTAAAGTTTGACTAATAAATCAATACACATAGAGGCAACAATTTAAATACAATATATCACTAAAGTTTGACCACAAGCCGCAGAGTGCGCTGTTTGTACCTAGCGTCTTCATGTAAAAGATTTTAGTTTAAACATTTGTATCCCTTTAAAAAACTAATATGCAATACATATGGGATCCAGGTGTTATTTGACGGGGGGCATACAACAGAAGTCATTTATCACTGCCACAGATGTGACAACTGCCCCcgcttcttcccttttttttttggatacaaTAATAATATTACCGTAATTAAAAGGAAGCAAGAAACACACAGAAAAAATATCACGAGACATACAATTACAACTTCGAGTTTATTTTTAAGGTTGCAAGCCTCACTAAATCTTTCCTCAAGATCTTACCTGCAGCATTCTTTTGTATTGAATTCACAAACAAAACATGATGGATCCTTTTGTATGGTGCAACCTGCAccatcaagaaaaaagaagcaAGTTATTGTGAAACCTCAAGCCATTAAAGAGAGAACCAGACGACAAGCTGGATTTTTCTCCCTTGAATATACTTAAAATTATGAAGATGATCG
Encoded here:
- the LOC113461561 gene encoding furostanol glycoside 26-O-beta-glucosidase-like yields the protein MKDIGMDSYRFSISWSRILPKGKLKDGVNPEGIKYYNDLINELIKNGIKPFVTLFHWDVPQALEDAYQGFLSIEIVNDFKDFANICFEKFGDRVKYWITLNEPWSFSSLGYSLGEQAPGRSSLGSSEGDSMKEPYIVAHHLILSHATAARLYKNQFQAEQQGEVGITLVSMWFEPYSKLYQDKEAANRAIEFMLGWYMDPLVYGDYPFNMRALVGERLPFFTSEQSEMIKESYDFIGINYYTSRYAKSVSISQNYSPTISINDSYAEQFVMSIDSTCPIIILFFIAETKDDGVPIGQLDGTWIYVYPHGIKNLLLYTKRRYKDPKIYITENGTCEPDNSILTLKQARDDPHRINYLSVHLAQIREAIQEGVLVKGYFAWSLTDNFEWDKGYTQRFGLTYIDYDDDLQRYPKKSAEWFTRFLYS